One candidate division WOR-3 bacterium genomic window, GTTGCTTCTCTCTCCTAACAGCCATAGCTCTGGTTTCATAGACTTCATAATAAGCAAGTTTCCATGGACCTGGGTTCCTTTTGGTATAAAGAGTTAAATTACAATCTGGATTATTATGCTGCTTAAGCCGTTTTTGAAGGTCAGAGGTCTGACCAATGTATATTTTGCCCTTAGGATTTACAAGTACATAAACGTAAAACATTCCCCCAAAATAAAAACACTTCCCGCCTCAGGCGGAGAGGGTCTCGAACCCCCTAATCCCCCGGATGGGGGATTAACAGCCAGGTACTCTATCTTTAAGTATCTCTTTATGCAACCCCCAAATAAAAAACACTCCCCGGGAGGGTCTCGAACCCCCAACCCCCTGGTTAACAGCCAGGTGCTCTGCCTGTTGAGCTACCGGGGAGTGTTATAGCTTAATTATATTTCACCACTTTTGCACAGTCAAGAAAACTATGCAAGTCCAAGAGCCTTCTTAAGTTCCATTTCTAACTCTTTCTTCACCTGGGGATTCTCCTTTAGGAAGAGCCTTGCTTTCTCTCTGCCTTGACCGAGTTGATAGTCCTTGAAACTGAACCAGGTTCCACTCCTCTTAATTATGCCATGCTCAAGGCCCCAATCAATAAGTTCACCTTCGTAGGAAATTCCCTCTCCATAAATGATGTCAAATTCGGCACTCTTGTAAGGCGGTGAAAGTTTGTTCTTTACAATACGCACCTTAACCCTGTTTCCTATGATGTCTTCACCCTGTTTAATAGAGGCAATCTTTCTAATCTCAACCCTCATTGAAGCATGGAATTTAAGGGCAAGTCCGCCGGGGGTTGTCTCCGGATTTCCAAAACCAAATCCCGTCTGAATTTGCTGTCTTATCTGGTTTATAAAGATGGCACAGGTCTTCGATTTATTCAAAACTCCGACGAGTTTTCTCATTGCCTTTGACATCAATCGTGCCTGCAGGCCAACCTGGGCATCACCCATTTCCCCTTCGATCTCGGCTCTTGGAACGAGGGCTGCAACGGAATCAATAACCACAAGGTCAATGGCGTTGCTTCTCACTAACATCTCAACGATTTCAAGGGCTTGCTCCCCCGTATCTGGCTGCGAAAGTATGAGGTCATCCACATTGACACCAAGGGCCTTTGCATAAGTGGGATCCAGGGCGTGCTCCGCATCTATAAAAGCCGCCTTACCACCAAGTTTGTGGGTCTCGGCAATGGCATGAAGTGCCAATGTGGTTTTACCAGATGCTTCAGGTCCAAAGATTTCAATAATTCTTCCCCTTGGATAACCTCCAACCCCCGTAATAATATCAAGGCCAAAAGAACCCGTTGGAATAACTTCCACCTTAATTTGAGTGGCTTCGCCCAGTTTCATTATGGAACCCGGGCCGTATTGTTTTTCTATCTGCTTTAGAGTTGCATCAAGTATTCGCTCTTTTTCCAGATCCTTGTCTTCTCCTGCCATATCTCTCACCTCTTTAAACCTTGGGCGGGGTTACCCCCCTTTGCCCCTGGTATTTTCCTTTTCTATCTTTATATGATACAGTACAAAGCTCGTCCGATTCAATAAATATAAGCTGTGCAATTCCTTCGTTAGCATAAATTTTCGCAGGTAGAGGGGTTGTGTTGGAAATTTCAATGGTAAGATGGCCTTCCCATTCAGGTTCAAGAGGTGTAATGTTGACCACGATACCGCAACGGGCATAAGTGCTCTTTCCGAGACATATCCCAATTACATTCCTCGGAATCCTGAAATATTCAAGACTTCTCGCAAGGCAAAAGGAATTTGGGGGAATGATGCATTCCGGACCTTTGATTTCAACAAAGGAACGGGGATCAAAGTTCTTAGGGTCAACAACGGTTTGGTAAACATCAGTGAAAACCCTGAATTCGTCAGCGATGCGAATGTCATACCCATAGGATGAAAGCCCATAGGAGATAACACCGCTCGTTACCAGTTTTTCTTCAAAGGGTTCAATCATCTTATAATTTAATGCCATTTCCTTTATCCAGCGATCAGACTTTACTGGCATAGCTCCTCCTATTCACACTTTGAATAACCACAATCAATGCAAAGATAGCAACCTTCCTGGTAAATTAACCTTCCACCACATTCAGGGCAGATGTCATACTGTTTTTCCGCTTCTTCTGACTTCTTTGCCTTCTTATGGAGATCTATAATGGGCTTTAGTGTAGGACTTGCAGGCAGAAGCTCTAACTGAACACCTCTTTCTAAGTACTTTTCTATTGCCTTGGCTATCGCATCGGGCACGGAATAAACTACCTCACCATTTTCCTGCCTTACAGGTGTAGAACTCTTGATACCCTTCAATTGTTTTACCACTTCACTTACCGGCACCCCGGAACGCAGAGCAAGGGAGATGAGCCTCCCAATGGCCTCGGTAAAGGCCATCGTTTGAGAGCCAGACTTTCCAAGGTATATGAAGACCTCAAAGATACCGTACTCATCTTCATTGATGGTAATGTAGCAATTTCCGAGATCTGTTACCATCTTAATGGTTCTGCCCTTGGTGACCTCTGGCCTTGGCCTCGGGGTTGTGAAAGGAGGCCTTTTCGTCTCTGCGGTTTCCTTAGCCACCTTGATCACCTGTTCTTCCCTTGAGCCATCCCGGTAAACCGTTAGGCCTTTAAGCCCCATGTAGTATGCTTCTCTATAAACCTTTGCAACATCCTCAACAGTGGCACTATTAGGCATATTGATCGTTTTGGAAACCGCGTTATCCACATACTTCTGGAAGGCAGCCTGAATCCTCAAGTGTTGCATCGGTTCAATATCAAAGGTGGTATCAAAGACTTTCCTTATGGATTCTGGAATGCCTTTAAAATCTTTTATGCTTCTCGCGCCCGCAACTTCCTCCATTAACTCTCGGGAGTAAAAGCCAAGGGCTCTTGCCGCCCTTTCAAAATGGCTATTTATGTATAGCAGATTTTCACCACCAAGGACAGTCTTGGTATAGGCCAAGGAGAAAAGGGGTTCTATACCCGATGAAGTATCGGCAATCATGGAGATGGAACCTGTTGGAGCTATGGTCGTCAGCGTTGCGTTGCGCATCGGGTGCTTGTAAATACTTTTATCGATATTCGGGAAAGATCCTTTGTATTCAGCAAGTTCCATTGATTTCTTTACCGCCTCTTCCTGTATAAACTTCATAACCTCTTCCGCAACCTTTACAGCATCCTGAGAGGAATAGGGGATTCCAAGTTGCAATAGCATATCCGCAAAGCCCATAACTCCAAGTCCAACTTTCCTGTTGGCCAAGGTCATATTCTTTATTTCTTCGAAGGGGAAATAGTTCACATCGATAACATTGTCCAGGAAATGAACGCTAAGATGCACAATCTCTCTCAATTTTTCCCAGTCAATCTTCTTTAAGGCTTCCTCAGCGGTGCTAACTTTACCCTCTTCATAGGCTGGTTTACCTTTTACAAATTTCGAAAGATTAATGGAGCCCAAATTGCAGGATTCGTAAGGCAGGAGTGGTTGTTCCCCACAGTTGTGGATATAGAGGCCATTCCCGTCGAAAGCGTTTATTCCAGGTACTTGAACATCATAAACTTCTTCGAATCCGTCTTCCTCAACCCTTTCCACCGTTGCCAAGAAGGACTCTTCTTTTGGCCCCCTCTTATAGGAAGAAAGTGCAGAATTCAACTTCCGCATCCTTTCATTGTCGCCGAAGCCGATTCTTTCCGCAAATACAATAATGTTATCACCGCTTATAACCAGCTCATATTGAGGTTCTAATTTGTAAGATGATTCAATGTTCTTGACACCTTCTAACTTTTCAAGCCTTGCATCCTCTCCCTTATAGTAAATCCTGCTTACGATCCCAAGCCTAAGAAGCATCCTTTGAACGGTCTTTAGAAGCTCGAAATCGCTATGGGAGAGTTTTATACTCACACCCTTTGACAGATTTCCACAAATATTGCCATTGGTATCAAATAGGCCTCGCAGGAAACCCTTATACCCTTCCGACGAAGCCCTTTCAATGGTAGACAATACAATCTCCTTTTCAGTTTCTATTCTAAATTTCCTCGAAAATTCCCTTAAAGTTTCAAAATTCAATCTATGACCATTCCCACTTTTAACCTGTAACACACCTCTCGATTCTGAACAATGAGACATAGCCATTGCATAGGAGAGAACCTTCGTCAAAGCCTCGCCTTCTTCCAGTGCTTCCCTCTTCCCCTCCAAAGTTGATAGGACTGACGCCTCCTCCTCAATCTCAACACCTCCCATAAGGAGTCCCAAAAGATAGCCTTCCGATTTTGTGAGTTCACCGGGCCAGCTGCCTAAGGCACGATGGTTGTGAAGTACCACTTTATCTCCGGGCTTTAAATCTTGTGCCGAAACCCATTCATAGTTTTTCCGATCCTTTCCTTTATTTGTAAGTTTCAAAACCTTATGATCGGGTGTTAATCTTAAGCTGTAACCCTCCTTAGTTTGTAATTTCAGAATGGGTTTAATTCCTGTGCTGAAAAATCCCTTACTTGTGGTCTCGTATAATGTTCCGTTTACGACCACGACAAAGGGCCTACCAAGCAAATCTTTGACCTGATAAGGGCCATCTGCAGTCATAACCCAGGTATCTCGTGTAACGCAGGGATTAGTGGATTCTATTTCTCCGGCACCGGGAACCGGGTGTTTCTTGTTAATAGTATCGATAAAGATAACCCCCGGTTCGCCGTTCTTCCATGCGTAATAGACCATTTTGTCAAAAACTTCCTTTGCACTCAACTTACCCGTTACCTGCCCATTTCTCGGGTTTACAAGCTCATACTCTTCGCCCTTTTCCAAAGCCTCCATAAACCTATCAGTGACTGCTACCGAGATATTGAAATTGGCCAATTCTCCTTCCTTGGCTTTACACTCAATAAACTCAAGGATATCAGGGTGATCAACCCTCAAAATCCCCATATTGGCACCACGGCGCCTTCCACCCTGCTTTACCGCCTCCGTCGCCTCGTTGAAAACCCTCATAAAGGACACAGGTCCGCTGGCAACACCGCCGGTACTTCTTACAATATCATTTCTCGGCCTTAATCTTGAGAAAGAGAAGCCCGTTCCTCCGCCCGTTTTGTGAATGATGGCAGTTTTTTTAATTGCTTCGAAAATCTCCTCCATGGAATCACCAACGGGGAGCACGAAACAGGCGCTTAACTGACCAAGGGGGGTACCTGCATTCATTAAAGTGGGGGAATTGGGTAAAAAATAAAGCTGAGTCATTATTTCATAGAACTTTTCCTCTAATTCTTCGGCGGTAAAGGGGCTCTTAGGGTAGTTCCTCTCCGCTTCACTTATTGCCTTAGCAACCCTTCGAAACATCCCCTCCGGAGTTTCAATAACCTCTCCATTCTCATTCTTTAAAAGATAACGCTTCTCCAGCACCTTCAGTGCATTTTCACTTAAAAATAAATCGCCCATATAAATCCCCCCTTATTTAAAAAATTGCTCAAGATGCAACTCCAAAGTATCGCCGTTATAAATTTTCTTAATATAAACAGGCCCCGTATCGGGCGCCAATTCATAAAAACAATAAATACTTTGCTTTTCTTCAATGCCACCCTTCTTAAGGGTTGCATTAATTGTAAAAAGAAGATTTTTCCTTTCACTCTTTCCTCTTGTAATCTGCGAAGTAAAGAGCCTGGTGTATCTAAAAGTATCTCCAAGGACTACGCTGCGGCTTAAGGTATCGGCAAAAAACTCGTCCTTCAAAACAGGCTGATAGAAAAGGGGAAGGTCACTTTTTTCAAAAATTACCTCGTTACCGTTTATAAACTTACTATATTCATAGATTACCGAAACAAGATCGGGGCTTTTTTTATACTGTTCCATTTCACCCATCATCTCAATCTGCACCAGATTCAAAGAGGGTGAAACTTCCGAATCCTGTAAAACTTCCCTAACAACTAAAAGGCTATCGGGGGTCCTGTAGACCCATTTCATGCCGGTACTCGTCGGAAAGTAGTCAATGTAAAGCTCATCAATAACTCTATTTGTCTGGGTACAGGAAGCCATCAAAATCGACAAAAGGAAAATCCACTTCTTCATAAAAAAATTTTAAATGCAACTTTGAAAAGTGTAAAGTGAAGGGGCAAACCCCTGTTAAACTCCGTGAAGGTGATTTATACCAGTTACTTAACCACCTTTGTCCAAACCTGTCTCAAAGAATATAATTTTGCAATGCTCGTGAGCGGCTTCACCTACATTAGAAACGCTGTGAAATACGATTTTCCTATCGTAGAGGCTATTTCCTCTTTACTTCCCTTAGTCGATGAATTTATTGTGAACGTTATCGAATCGGAAGACGAAACCTTAGATCTCGTAAAAACCATAAAAGACCCAAAAGTAAAAATCATAACAACCCCATGGTTTGAAGAGCTTAGAGGCGGTGGGAAGCCTCAGGTTCTTTTTGCCAGCAGGGCTATGATGGAGTGTAAGTCTCCATGGTGTTTTTATTTGCAAGGAGATGAAGTAGTCCATGAAAAATACTTAGATTATATAAGGTCCGCCCTAACCGACTATCTTGAGGACGATAGGGTTGAGGGCTTCACCTTGAAATACAAACATTTTTACGGTAATTATTACCTGTACCACGAAGGAGAAGGTTGGGTTAGAAACGAAATAAGAATCGTAAGAAATGACCCTACCATAGCACCCTATAAAGACTCCCACAGTTTCAGGAAAAACGGAAAGAAGCTCCAGGTGATCTCCCTCGATGCTTACATATACCACTATGGTTGGGCAAGAAGAAAAAGTGTTTTAAAGGATAAATTAATTGAACAGGCCCGCTGGCACTGGAAAGACGATAAAATTGTCAAGGAGAAATTTGTTGAAAAAAGCTTAGAGGAACTAATGCGTCACAAGGAATCCCTCCACTTCTTCAAAGGCACCCACCCAAAGGTTATGTTAGAGAGGATAAACAAACAGGTCGCTGATAACGACTTTATTTTGCCCATTAAAGAAGAGTATCTAAAAAGGAAATTTAAGTGGAAATTCAGGGACTTTATTGCGGATTTAACCGAGAAATTCACTAAGAGGAGATTTGGTGAATATGAAAACTTCAGGAGAATCGGCTACTACCATCCTTTCCCGGGAGAGCATTAAAAACATACTGACCTATGGTGCTCTCCTTTTCCCCTTTTTACCAAACGCATATAGAACCGTATACCTTTCCATCGCACTTCTTACAGTCATCATAAATTATCGTGTGCTCTGGAGAAAAGAAAATTTACCCCTTTACATATTCTGGGGTGTTGCTGTTTTAACTTCCCTTTTCTCACCCATGCCCTTAAAGGCGATCATAAAAACAAAGGGAATAGTCTTTGACCTTATTGTTCCCTTTATTTTC contains:
- a CDS encoding ribonucleotide reductase N-terminal alpha domain-containing protein, encoding MGDLFLSENALKVLEKRYLLKNENGEVIETPEGMFRRVAKAISEAERNYPKSPFTAEELEEKFYEIMTQLYFLPNSPTLMNAGTPLGQLSACFVLPVGDSMEEIFEAIKKTAIIHKTGGGTGFSFSRLRPRNDIVRSTGGVASGPVSFMRVFNEATEAVKQGGRRRGANMGILRVDHPDILEFIECKAKEGELANFNISVAVTDRFMEALEKGEEYELVNPRNGQVTGKLSAKEVFDKMVYYAWKNGEPGVIFIDTINKKHPVPGAGEIESTNPCVTRDTWVMTADGPYQVKDLLGRPFVVVVNGTLYETTSKGFFSTGIKPILKLQTKEGYSLRLTPDHKVLKLTNKGKDRKNYEWVSAQDLKPGDKVVLHNHRALGSWPGELTKSEGYLLGLLMGGVEIEEEASVLSTLEGKREALEEGEALTKVLSYAMAMSHCSESRGVLQVKSGNGHRLNFETLREFSRKFRIETEKEIVLSTIERASSEGYKGFLRGLFDTNGNICGNLSKGVSIKLSHSDFELLKTVQRMLLRLGIVSRIYYKGEDARLEKLEGVKNIESSYKLEPQYELVISGDNIIVFAERIGFGDNERMRKLNSALSSYKRGPKEESFLATVERVEEDGFEEVYDVQVPGINAFDGNGLYIHNCGEQPLLPYESCNLGSINLSKFVKGKPAYEEGKVSTAEEALKKIDWEKLREIVHLSVHFLDNVIDVNYFPFEEIKNMTLANRKVGLGVMGFADMLLQLGIPYSSQDAVKVAEEVMKFIQEEAVKKSMELAEYKGSFPNIDKSIYKHPMRNATLTTIAPTGSISMIADTSSGIEPLFSLAYTKTVLGGENLLYINSHFERAARALGFYSRELMEEVAGARSIKDFKGIPESIRKVFDTTFDIEPMQHLRIQAAFQKYVDNAVSKTINMPNSATVEDVAKVYREAYYMGLKGLTVYRDGSREEQVIKVAKETAETKRPPFTTPRPRPEVTKGRTIKMVTDLGNCYITINEDEYGIFEVFIYLGKSGSQTMAFTEAIGRLISLALRSGVPVSEVVKQLKGIKSSTPVRQENGEVVYSVPDAIAKAIEKYLERGVQLELLPASPTLKPIIDLHKKAKKSEEAEKQYDICPECGGRLIYQEGCYLCIDCGYSKCE
- a CDS encoding GIY-YIG nuclease family protein, which encodes MFYVYVLVNPKGKIYIGQTSDLQKRLKQHNNPDCNLTLYTKRNPGPWKLAYYEVYETRAMAVRREKQLKSGKGREWLHKEILKDRAPGC
- the dcd gene encoding dCTP deaminase, with product MPVKSDRWIKEMALNYKMIEPFEEKLVTSGVISYGLSSYGYDIRIADEFRVFTDVYQTVVDPKNFDPRSFVEIKGPECIIPPNSFCLARSLEYFRIPRNVIGICLGKSTYARCGIVVNITPLEPEWEGHLTIEISNTTPLPAKIYANEGIAQLIFIESDELCTVSYKDRKGKYQGQRGVTPPKV
- the recA gene encoding recombinase RecA, which produces MAGEDKDLEKERILDATLKQIEKQYGPGSIMKLGEATQIKVEVIPTGSFGLDIITGVGGYPRGRIIEIFGPEASGKTTLALHAIAETHKLGGKAAFIDAEHALDPTYAKALGVNVDDLILSQPDTGEQALEIVEMLVRSNAIDLVVIDSVAALVPRAEIEGEMGDAQVGLQARLMSKAMRKLVGVLNKSKTCAIFINQIRQQIQTGFGFGNPETTPGGLALKFHASMRVEIRKIASIKQGEDIIGNRVKVRIVKNKLSPPYKSAEFDIIYGEGISYEGELIDWGLEHGIIKRSGTWFSFKDYQLGQGREKARLFLKENPQVKKELEMELKKALGLA
- a CDS encoding glycosyltransferase family 2 protein, yielding MLVSGFTYIRNAVKYDFPIVEAISSLLPLVDEFIVNVIESEDETLDLVKTIKDPKVKIITTPWFEELRGGGKPQVLFASRAMMECKSPWCFYLQGDEVVHEKYLDYIRSALTDYLEDDRVEGFTLKYKHFYGNYYLYHEGEGWVRNEIRIVRNDPTIAPYKDSHSFRKNGKKLQVISLDAYIYHYGWARRKSVLKDKLIEQARWHWKDDKIVKEKFVEKSLEELMRHKESLHFFKGTHPKVMLERINKQVADNDFILPIKEEYLKRKFKWKFRDFIADLTEKFTKRRFGEYENFRRIGYYHPFPGEH